In the Streptomyces fradiae ATCC 10745 = DSM 40063 genome, one interval contains:
- a CDS encoding GNAT family N-acetyltransferase, which translates to MEPVTLTSERLLLRPFGPGDAEEVRAAVQDPQITRWIPLPDPYGIAEAQDFVGRYAPQAWRDDTEYTFSVRPRGRHDGPLLASAGLHHPRAGTWEVGFYTVREHRGNGYATEATRTLAHWAFTALGCVRLEWRAEVGNTASRLVAEKAGFTPEGTLRAAFARPDSHRDCWLASLLPSDLGLPSRTPYLPARQP; encoded by the coding sequence ATGGAACCCGTCACCCTCACCTCCGAACGCCTGCTGCTGCGCCCCTTCGGCCCCGGCGACGCCGAAGAGGTCCGGGCCGCCGTCCAGGACCCGCAGATCACCCGCTGGATACCGCTGCCCGACCCGTACGGCATCGCCGAGGCGCAGGACTTCGTCGGCCGGTACGCCCCCCAGGCCTGGCGCGACGACACCGAGTACACCTTCTCCGTACGCCCCCGCGGCCGGCACGACGGCCCCCTGCTGGCCTCCGCCGGCCTCCACCACCCGCGCGCCGGCACCTGGGAGGTCGGCTTCTACACGGTCCGCGAACACCGCGGCAACGGCTACGCCACCGAAGCCACCCGCACCCTCGCCCACTGGGCGTTCACCGCCCTCGGCTGCGTCCGCCTGGAATGGCGCGCCGAGGTCGGCAACACCGCCTCCCGGCTCGTCGCCGAGAAGGCCGGCTTCACCCCGGAGGGCACCCTGCGCGCCGCGTTCGCCCGCCCCGACAGCCACCGCGACTGCTGGCTCGCCTCCCTGCTCCCCTCCGACCTCGGCCTCCCCTCCCGCACCCCGTACCTGCCCGCCCGACAGCCCTGA
- a CDS encoding DUF6912 family protein produces the protein MRVYVPLTLPGLAQAHRTGAIGAGGPLTAYAVTPGLREWYVSDDIEELEYAALSRAAAGSLRLLAADPRAARRRVVVAVDVPDGAATADPDRGLDPASVGEVRIAGPVPLAKAAAVHADSDEAEADVTAAADALGAADLGDDDARFTVDGAEDHELLWYGVQEIPSLVG, from the coding sequence ATGCGCGTGTACGTTCCCCTGACCCTCCCCGGTCTCGCGCAGGCGCACCGGACGGGCGCGATCGGCGCCGGCGGGCCGCTCACCGCGTACGCCGTCACGCCCGGGCTGCGCGAGTGGTACGTCTCCGACGACATCGAGGAACTGGAGTACGCGGCGCTCAGCCGGGCCGCCGCCGGCTCGCTGCGCCTCCTCGCCGCCGACCCGCGGGCCGCGCGCCGCCGTGTCGTCGTCGCCGTGGACGTCCCCGACGGCGCCGCGACCGCCGACCCCGACCGGGGCCTGGACCCCGCGTCCGTCGGCGAGGTCCGGATCGCCGGTCCGGTGCCGCTGGCCAAGGCCGCCGCCGTGCACGCCGACTCCGACGAGGCGGAGGCCGACGTGACCGCCGCGGCCGACGCGCTCGGCGCGGCCGACCTGGGCGACGACGACGCCCGGTTCACGGTCGACGGCGCCGAGGACCACGAGCTGCTCTGGTACGGCGTCCAGGAGATCCCGAGCCTGGTCGGCTGA
- a CDS encoding Rv3235 family protein, which produces MRRPGGGARPGGARPGEARPGAVRPRPPRPPAGSGTGAAGGAAPGARPRLAPPYVVFAERLLAVLTGERPVHWMLGQTIGDAYEQLVRLAPANPLRPSGTARRSRPVLRRCRSASPGPDVLEAYASIVTGARVQAMAFRLERGADRRWRCAAVELGPAAT; this is translated from the coding sequence CTGCGGCGCCCCGGCGGCGGGGCGCGGCCGGGCGGCGCCCGCCCGGGCGAGGCCCGTCCGGGCGCCGTACGGCCCCGGCCGCCCCGCCCGCCGGCCGGCTCGGGCACCGGCGCCGCAGGCGGTGCCGCCCCGGGGGCCCGGCCGCGCCTCGCGCCGCCGTACGTCGTGTTCGCCGAGCGGCTGCTCGCCGTGCTGACCGGGGAACGGCCGGTGCACTGGATGCTGGGCCAGACGATCGGTGACGCGTACGAGCAGCTCGTCCGCCTGGCACCGGCCAACCCCCTGCGCCCCTCCGGCACCGCCCGGCGCTCGCGCCCCGTGCTGCGCCGCTGTCGCAGCGCCTCGCCCGGACCGGACGTGCTGGAGGCGTACGCCAGCATCGTGACCGGGGCGCGCGTGCAGGCGATGGCGTTCCGCCTGGAGCGGGGCGCCGACCGCAGGTGGCGCTGCGCGGCGGTGGAGCTGGGCCCGGCGGCCACGTAG
- the secA gene encoding preprotein translocase subunit SecA, which yields MSVFNKLMRAGEGKILRKLHRIADQVNSIEEDFVNLSDAELRALTDEYKQRYQDGESLDDLLPEAFATVREAAKRVLGQRHYDVQLMGGAALHLGYVAEMKTGEGKTLVGTLPAYLNALSGKGVHLITVNDYLAERDSEMMGRVHQFLGLSVGCILANMSPAQRRAQYDCDITYGTNNEFGFDYLRDNMAWSKDELVQRGHNFACVDEVDSILVDEARTPLIISGPADQATKWYGDFAKLVRRLKRGEPGNPLKGIEETGDYEVDEKKRTVGIHEAGVAKVEDWLGIDNLYESVNTPLVGYLNNAIKAKELFKKDKDYVVIDGEVMIVDEHTGRILAGRRYNEGMHQAIEAKEGVPIKDENQTLATITLQNFFRLYDKLSGMTGTAMTEAAEFHQIYKLGVVPIPTNRPMVRKDQSDLIYRTEVAKFAAVVDDIAEKHKKGQPILVGTTSVEKSEYLSQQLSKRGIPHEVLNAKNHEREASIVAQAGRKGAVTVATNMAGRGTDIKLGGNPDDLAEAELRQRGLDPVEHAEEWVAALPAALEKAELAVKAESEEVKELGGLYVLGTERHESRRIDNQLRGRSGRQGDPGESRFYLSLGDDLMRLFKAQMVERVMAMANVPDDVPIENKMVTRAIASAQSQVEQQNFETRKNVLKYDEVLNRQREVIYGERRRVLEGEDLHEQIRHFMDDTIDAYIQAETVEGFAEEWDLERLWGAFKQLYPCKVTIEELEDAAGDRAGITAEFIAESVKDDIHEQYAAREKQLGSDIMRELERRVVLSVLDRKWREHLYEMDYLQEGIGLRAMAQKDPLVEYQREGFDMFNAMMEGIKEESVGYLFNLEVQVEQQVEEVPVEAAPERPSLEKEAAVPAGAGRPEIRAKGLEAPQRPNRLHFSAPTVDGEGGVVEGDFDNGAARSETDGMTRAERRKAQKGGRRRKK from the coding sequence GTGTCCGTCTTCAACAAGCTCATGCGTGCAGGCGAAGGCAAGATCCTGCGCAAACTGCACCGCATCGCGGACCAGGTCAACTCCATCGAAGAGGACTTCGTCAACCTCTCCGACGCCGAGTTGCGTGCCCTCACCGACGAGTACAAGCAGCGGTACCAGGACGGTGAGAGCCTCGACGACCTGCTCCCGGAGGCCTTCGCGACCGTGCGTGAGGCGGCCAAGCGCGTGCTCGGCCAGCGTCACTACGACGTCCAGCTGATGGGCGGCGCCGCGCTGCACCTCGGGTACGTGGCGGAGATGAAGACCGGTGAGGGCAAGACCCTGGTCGGTACGCTCCCCGCGTATCTGAACGCGCTGTCCGGCAAGGGCGTGCACCTGATCACGGTGAACGACTACCTCGCCGAGCGCGACTCGGAGATGATGGGCCGGGTCCACCAGTTCCTGGGCCTGTCGGTCGGCTGCATCCTGGCGAACATGTCGCCGGCGCAGCGCCGCGCGCAGTACGACTGCGACATCACGTACGGCACGAACAACGAGTTCGGCTTCGACTACCTGCGCGACAACATGGCGTGGTCGAAGGACGAGCTGGTGCAGCGCGGCCACAACTTCGCCTGTGTCGACGAGGTCGACTCGATCCTCGTCGACGAGGCCCGTACGCCGCTGATCATCTCGGGCCCCGCGGACCAGGCGACGAAGTGGTACGGCGACTTCGCGAAGCTGGTGCGGCGGCTGAAGCGCGGCGAGCCGGGCAATCCGCTGAAGGGCATCGAGGAGACCGGCGACTACGAGGTCGACGAGAAGAAGCGGACCGTCGGCATCCATGAGGCCGGCGTGGCCAAGGTCGAGGACTGGCTGGGCATCGACAACCTCTACGAGTCGGTGAACACGCCGCTCGTCGGCTACCTGAACAACGCCATCAAGGCGAAGGAGCTGTTCAAGAAGGACAAGGACTACGTCGTCATCGACGGCGAGGTCATGATCGTCGACGAGCACACGGGCCGTATCCTCGCGGGCCGCCGCTACAACGAGGGCATGCACCAGGCGATCGAGGCGAAGGAGGGCGTCCCGATCAAGGACGAGAACCAGACGCTCGCCACGATCACCCTGCAGAACTTCTTCCGCCTGTACGACAAGCTGTCCGGCATGACCGGTACGGCGATGACCGAGGCCGCCGAGTTCCACCAGATCTACAAGCTGGGCGTCGTGCCGATCCCGACGAACCGGCCGATGGTCCGCAAGGACCAGTCCGACCTGATCTACCGTACGGAGGTCGCGAAGTTCGCGGCCGTCGTGGACGACATCGCGGAGAAGCACAAGAAGGGCCAGCCGATCCTCGTCGGCACGACGTCGGTCGAGAAGTCCGAGTACCTCTCGCAGCAGCTGTCGAAGCGCGGCATCCCGCACGAGGTGCTGAACGCGAAGAACCACGAGCGCGAGGCGTCGATCGTCGCCCAGGCGGGCCGCAAGGGCGCCGTCACGGTCGCGACGAACATGGCGGGCCGCGGTACGGACATCAAGCTCGGCGGCAACCCGGACGACCTCGCCGAGGCGGAGCTGCGCCAGCGCGGCCTGGACCCGGTGGAGCACGCGGAGGAGTGGGTCGCCGCCCTGCCCGCCGCGCTGGAGAAGGCGGAGCTGGCCGTCAAGGCCGAGTCCGAGGAGGTCAAGGAGCTCGGCGGCCTGTACGTGCTCGGCACGGAGCGGCACGAGTCGCGGCGTATCGACAACCAGCTGCGCGGCCGTTCCGGGCGTCAGGGCGACCCCGGCGAGTCCCGCTTCTACCTGTCGCTGGGCGACGACCTGATGCGGCTGTTCAAGGCGCAGATGGTCGAGCGCGTCATGGCGATGGCGAACGTGCCGGACGACGTGCCGATCGAGAACAAGATGGTCACGCGGGCCATCGCCTCCGCGCAGTCGCAGGTCGAGCAGCAGAACTTCGAGACGCGCAAGAACGTCCTCAAGTACGACGAGGTCCTCAACCGGCAGCGCGAGGTCATCTACGGCGAGCGCCGCCGCGTCCTGGAGGGCGAGGACCTGCACGAGCAGATCCGCCACTTCATGGACGACACGATCGACGCCTACATCCAGGCCGAGACCGTCGAGGGCTTCGCCGAGGAGTGGGACCTGGAGCGGCTGTGGGGCGCGTTCAAGCAGCTCTACCCGTGCAAGGTCACCATCGAGGAGCTGGAGGACGCCGCCGGGGACCGCGCCGGCATCACGGCGGAGTTCATCGCGGAGTCCGTCAAGGACGACATCCACGAGCAGTACGCGGCCCGCGAGAAGCAGCTCGGCTCCGACATCATGCGTGAGCTGGAGCGCCGTGTCGTGCTGTCGGTGCTCGACCGCAAGTGGCGCGAGCACCTGTACGAGATGGACTACCTCCAGGAGGGCATCGGCCTGCGCGCGATGGCCCAGAAGGACCCGCTGGTCGAGTACCAGCGCGAGGGCTTCGACATGTTCAACGCCATGATGGAGGGCATCAAGGAGGAGTCCGTCGGCTACCTGTTCAACCTGGAGGTCCAGGTCGAGCAGCAGGTCGAGGAGGTCCCGGTGGAGGCGGCGCCCGAGCGGCCGTCGCTGGAGAAGGAGGCCGCCGTCCCCGCCGGCGCCGGCCGCCCCGAGATCCGCGCCAAGGGCCTGGAGGCCCCGCAGCGGCCCAACCGGCTGCACTTCTCCGCGCCGACCGTCGACGGCGAGGGCGGTGTCGTGGAGGGCGACTTCGACAACGGCGCCGCCCGGTCCGAGACGGACGGCATGACGCGCGCCGAGCGCCGCAAGGCCCAGAAGGGCGGTCGCCGTCGCAAGAAGTGA
- a CDS encoding NAD-glutamate dehydrogenase, giving the protein MQTKLDEAKAELLERAARVAENESGDRPDAGTVLEYLQRYYLHTAPEDLTDRDPVDVYGAALSHYRLAENRPQGTASVRVHTPTVEENGWTCSHSVVEVVTDDMPFLVDSVTNELSRQNRGIHLVVHPQVVVRRDVTGRLVEVLPSGPGSENGARTRPHDALVESWIHVEIDRETDRADLKQITADLLRVLSDVREAVEDWEKMRDAALRLADGLADEPTAADLRPGEVEEARELLRWLADDHFTFLGYREYDLVDGDGLAAVPGTGLGVLRSDPHHSGEEVHGHPVSPSFNRLPADARAKAREHKLLILTKANSRSTVHRPSYLDYIGVKKFDASGNVIGERRFLGLFSSAAYTESVRRVPVIRRKVAEVLDAAGFAPASHDGRDLLQILETYPRDELFQTPVDQLMAIATSVLYLQERRRLRLYLRRDEYARYYSALVYLPRDRFNTTVRERLTDILKEELGGTSVDFTAWNTESVLSRLHFVVRVPQGTTVTPLTDDDADRIEHRLAEAARSWADGFSEALNAETGEERAADLMRRYGNAFSEGYKADHPPRAAVADVLQLEQLAQGGEDFALSLYEPVGAAPGDRRFKIFKRGEQVSLSAVLPVLNRLGVEVVDERPYELRCADRTHAWIYDFGLRMPAPTGNGGDYLGDDARERFQEAFAATWTGQAENDGFNALVLTAGLNWRQAMVLRAYAKYLRQAGSTFSQDYMEDTLRDNVHTTRLLVSLFEARMAPERQRAGTELTDGILEELDGALDQVASLDEDRILRSFLTVIKATLRTNFFQKGADGRPHAYVSMKFDPQAIPDLPAPRPAFEIWVYSPRVEGVHLRFGKVARGGLRWSDRREDFRTEILGLVKAQMVKNTVIVPVGAKGGFVAKQLPDPSVDRDAWLAEGVASYRTFISALLDITDNLVGGEVVPPADVVRHDEDDTYLVVAADKGTATFSDIANEVAVGYGFWLGDAFASGGSAGYDHKGMGITARGAWESVKRHFRELGHDTQTQDFTVVGVGDMSGDVFGNGMLLSEHIRLVAAFDHRHIFIDPNPDAAVSYAERRRLFELPRSSWADYDRALLSPGGGVHSRQAKSIPVNAHMRAALGIDEGVTKLTPAELMKAVLKAPVDLLWNGGIGTYVKASAESHADVGDKANDAIRVNGEDLRVKVVGEGGNLGLTQLGRIEFARAGGPAGTGGKVNTDAIDNSAGVDTSDHEVNIKILLNGLVTDGDMTVKQRNRILAEMTDEVGRLVLRNNYAQNVALALAVHQSHSLLHAHQRFLRRLERDGYLDRDLEFLPGDRQIRELLNAGKGLSQPELAVLMAYTKITVAQELIATDLPDDPYLRSLLHTYFPTILREQFPDQVDGHALRREIITTILVNDTVNSGGSTFLHRLREETGASIAEIVRAQTAARAIFGLGAVWDAVEALDNKVPAEVQSRIRLHSRRLVERGTRWLLNNRQQPLQLAETIDFFGDRVEHVWAELPKMLRGADLEWYEGLVAELTAAGVPGELAARVAGFSSAFPTLDIVAIADRTGKDPLAVAEVYYDLADRLRITQLMDRIIELPRADRWQSMARAAIREDLYAAHAALTSDVLSAGNGTSTPEERFAAWEEKNASLLARARTTLEEIQGSDAFDLANLSVAMRTMRTLLRAHS; this is encoded by the coding sequence ATGCAGACCAAGCTGGACGAAGCCAAGGCCGAGCTGCTCGAACGGGCCGCCCGGGTAGCTGAGAACGAGTCCGGGGACCGGCCCGACGCGGGCACGGTGCTCGAGTACCTCCAGCGCTACTACCTGCACACCGCTCCCGAGGACCTCACGGACCGCGACCCCGTCGACGTGTACGGCGCGGCGCTCTCGCACTACCGCCTGGCCGAGAACCGTCCCCAGGGCACGGCCAGCGTCCGCGTGCACACGCCGACCGTCGAGGAGAACGGCTGGACGTGCAGCCACTCCGTCGTCGAGGTCGTCACCGACGACATGCCGTTCCTGGTGGACTCCGTCACCAACGAGCTGTCCCGGCAGAACCGCGGCATCCACCTCGTCGTGCACCCCCAGGTGGTCGTCCGCCGCGACGTGACCGGCAGGCTCGTCGAGGTCCTCCCCTCCGGCCCCGGCTCCGAGAACGGCGCCCGCACCAGGCCGCACGACGCGCTCGTCGAGTCGTGGATCCACGTGGAGATCGACCGCGAGACCGACCGCGCCGACCTCAAGCAGATCACCGCAGACCTGCTGCGCGTCCTGTCCGACGTCCGCGAGGCCGTCGAGGACTGGGAGAAGATGCGCGACGCGGCGCTGCGCCTGGCCGACGGCCTGGCCGACGAGCCGACCGCCGCGGACCTGCGGCCCGGCGAGGTCGAGGAGGCCCGCGAGCTGCTGCGCTGGCTCGCCGACGACCACTTCACCTTCCTCGGCTACCGCGAGTACGACCTGGTCGACGGCGACGGCCTCGCCGCCGTCCCCGGCACCGGCCTCGGCGTGCTGCGCTCCGACCCGCACCACAGCGGCGAGGAGGTCCACGGCCACCCCGTCTCTCCGTCGTTCAACCGGCTGCCGGCCGACGCGCGCGCCAAGGCCCGCGAGCACAAGCTGCTGATCCTCACCAAGGCCAACAGCCGCTCCACCGTCCACCGCCCGTCGTACCTGGACTACATCGGCGTCAAGAAGTTCGACGCGAGCGGCAACGTCATCGGTGAGCGCCGCTTCCTCGGCCTGTTCTCGTCCGCCGCGTACACCGAGTCCGTGCGCCGCGTCCCCGTCATCCGCCGCAAGGTCGCCGAGGTCCTCGACGCCGCCGGCTTCGCGCCCGCCAGCCACGACGGCCGCGACCTGCTGCAGATCCTGGAGACCTACCCGCGCGACGAGCTGTTCCAGACGCCCGTCGACCAGCTGATGGCCATCGCCACCAGCGTCCTGTACCTCCAGGAGCGCCGCCGGCTGCGCCTCTACCTGCGCCGCGACGAGTACGCCCGCTACTACTCCGCGCTGGTCTACCTGCCGCGCGACCGCTTCAACACCACGGTCCGCGAGCGGCTCACCGACATCCTGAAGGAGGAGCTCGGCGGCACCAGCGTCGACTTCACCGCCTGGAACACCGAGTCGGTCCTCTCGCGCCTCCACTTCGTCGTCCGCGTCCCGCAGGGCACCACGGTCACCCCGCTCACCGACGACGACGCCGACCGCATCGAGCACCGCCTCGCCGAGGCGGCCCGCTCGTGGGCCGACGGCTTCAGCGAGGCCCTCAACGCCGAGACCGGCGAGGAGCGCGCCGCCGACCTGATGCGCCGCTACGGCAACGCCTTCTCGGAGGGGTACAAGGCCGACCACCCGCCGCGCGCCGCCGTCGCCGACGTCCTCCAGCTGGAGCAGCTCGCACAGGGCGGCGAGGACTTCGCGCTCTCCCTGTACGAACCGGTCGGCGCCGCGCCGGGCGACCGCCGCTTCAAGATCTTCAAGCGGGGCGAGCAGGTCTCCCTCTCCGCCGTGCTGCCCGTCCTCAACCGGCTGGGCGTCGAGGTCGTCGACGAGCGCCCGTACGAGCTGCGCTGCGCCGACCGCACGCACGCCTGGATCTACGACTTCGGCCTGCGCATGCCGGCGCCCACCGGCAACGGCGGCGACTACCTCGGCGACGACGCCCGCGAGCGGTTCCAGGAGGCGTTCGCCGCGACGTGGACCGGGCAGGCCGAGAACGACGGCTTCAACGCCCTCGTCCTCACCGCGGGGCTCAACTGGCGCCAGGCGATGGTGCTGCGCGCGTACGCCAAGTACCTGCGGCAGGCCGGCTCGACCTTCAGCCAGGACTACATGGAGGACACCCTCCGCGACAACGTCCACACCACGCGCCTGCTCGTCTCGCTGTTCGAGGCGCGGATGGCGCCCGAGCGGCAGCGCGCCGGCACGGAGCTGACGGACGGCATCCTGGAGGAGCTCGACGGCGCCCTCGACCAGGTCGCGTCCCTCGACGAGGACCGCATCCTGCGCTCCTTCCTCACCGTCATCAAGGCGACCCTGCGGACGAACTTCTTCCAGAAGGGCGCCGACGGCAGGCCGCACGCCTACGTGTCGATGAAGTTCGACCCGCAGGCCATCCCCGACCTGCCGGCGCCGCGCCCCGCGTTCGAGATCTGGGTGTACTCGCCGCGGGTCGAGGGCGTCCACCTGCGCTTCGGCAAGGTCGCGCGCGGCGGCCTGCGCTGGTCCGACCGGCGGGAGGACTTCCGTACGGAGATCCTCGGCCTGGTCAAGGCGCAGATGGTGAAGAACACCGTCATCGTCCCCGTCGGCGCGAAGGGCGGCTTCGTCGCCAAGCAGCTGCCCGACCCGTCCGTGGACCGCGACGCGTGGCTGGCCGAGGGCGTCGCCTCGTACCGCACGTTCATCTCGGCGCTGCTCGACATCACCGACAACCTGGTCGGCGGCGAGGTCGTGCCCCCCGCCGACGTGGTCCGCCACGACGAGGACGACACCTACCTGGTCGTCGCCGCCGACAAGGGCACGGCGACCTTCTCCGACATCGCCAACGAGGTCGCCGTCGGCTACGGCTTCTGGCTCGGCGACGCCTTCGCGTCCGGCGGCTCCGCCGGATACGACCACAAGGGCATGGGCATCACCGCGCGCGGCGCCTGGGAGTCGGTCAAGCGCCACTTCCGCGAGCTGGGCCACGACACGCAGACGCAGGACTTCACGGTCGTCGGCGTCGGCGACATGTCCGGCGACGTCTTCGGCAACGGCATGCTGCTGTCCGAGCACATCCGCCTCGTCGCCGCCTTCGACCACCGCCACATCTTCATCGACCCGAACCCGGACGCGGCCGTCTCGTACGCCGAGCGGCGCCGCCTGTTCGAGCTGCCCCGCAGCTCCTGGGCCGACTACGACCGCGCGCTGCTCTCGCCGGGCGGCGGCGTCCACTCGCGGCAGGCCAAGTCCATCCCGGTCAACGCGCACATGCGGGCGGCGCTCGGCATCGACGAGGGCGTCACCAAGCTGACCCCCGCCGAGCTGATGAAGGCCGTCCTGAAGGCGCCGGTCGACCTGCTGTGGAACGGCGGCATCGGCACCTACGTCAAGGCGTCCGCCGAGTCGCACGCCGACGTCGGCGACAAGGCCAACGACGCGATCCGCGTCAACGGCGAGGACCTGCGGGTCAAGGTCGTCGGCGAGGGCGGCAACCTCGGCCTCACCCAGCTCGGCCGCATCGAGTTCGCCCGCGCCGGCGGCCCCGCCGGCACCGGCGGCAAGGTCAACACCGACGCCATCGACAACAGCGCGGGCGTCGACACCTCCGACCACGAGGTGAACATCAAGATCCTGCTGAACGGGCTCGTCACCGACGGCGACATGACCGTCAAGCAGCGCAACAGGATCCTCGCCGAGATGACCGACGAGGTGGGCCGCCTGGTCCTGCGCAACAACTACGCGCAGAACGTGGCGCTCGCCCTCGCCGTCCACCAGTCCCACTCGCTGCTCCACGCCCACCAGCGGTTCCTGCGCCGCCTGGAGCGCGACGGGTACCTCGACCGGGACCTGGAGTTCCTGCCGGGGGACCGGCAGATCCGCGAGCTGCTGAACGCCGGGAAGGGCCTCAGCCAGCCGGAGCTGGCCGTCCTCATGGCGTACACGAAGATCACGGTGGCGCAGGAGCTGATCGCCACCGACCTGCCGGACGACCCGTACCTGCGGAGCCTGCTCCACACGTACTTCCCGACCATCCTGCGCGAGCAGTTCCCCGACCAGGTCGACGGGCACGCGCTGCGCCGCGAGATCATCACCACGATCCTGGTGAACGACACCGTCAACAGCGGCGGCTCGACGTTCCTGCACCGGCTCCGCGAGGAGACCGGCGCGTCGATCGCGGAGATCGTCCGCGCGCAGACCGCCGCCCGCGCGATCTTCGGCCTGGGTGCCGTCTGGGACGCCGTCGAGGCACTCGACAACAAGGTCCCGGCCGAGGTCCAGTCGCGCATCCGGCTGCACTCCCGCCGGCTCGTCGAGCGCGGTACGCGCTGGCTGCTCAACAACCGGCAGCAGCCGCTCCAGCTCGCGGAGACGATCGACTTCTTCGGCGACCGCGTCGAGCACGTGTGGGCCGAGCTGCCGAAGATGCTGCGCGGCGCCGACCTGGAGTGGTACGAGGGCCTGGTCGCCGAGCTGACCGCGGCGGGCGTGCCGGGCGAGCTGGCGGCGCGGGTCGCCGGGTTCTCCTCGGCCTTCCCGACGCTGGACATCGTCGCCATCGCGGACCGCACGGGCAAGGACCCGCTGGCCGTCGCCGAGGTGTACTACGACCTCGCGGACCGGCTGCGGATCACCCAGCTCATGGACCGGATCATCGAGCTGCCGCGGGCCGACCGCTGGCAGTCCATGGCGCGCGCCGCGATCCGCGAGGACCTGTACGCGGCGCACGCGGCCCTCACCTCCGACGTGCTGTCGGCCGGGAACGGCACGTCCACGCCGGAGGAGCGGTTCGCGGCCTGGGAGGAGAAGAACGCCTCCCTGCTGGCCCGCGCCCGCACGACGCTGGAGGAGATCCAGGGCTCCGACGCGTTCGACCTGGCGAACCTGTCGGTGGCGATGCGGACGATGCGCACCCTGCTGCGCGCCCACAGCTGA
- a CDS encoding HAD family hydrolase produces MGKHRTHLVWDWNGTLLDDIGAVIEATNAAFEEIGLPPITLERYRELYCVPVPLFYERLLGRLPSEDEWAVMDGAFHRHYWARADACGLTAGAAELLAAASELGRTQSLLSLAPHERLVPLVRRYGIEEWFVRVDGRTGHSASGKAEHMVRHLEALDGVAPERIVVIGDAADDAVAAAHVGARAVLYTGGSHSRASLRAAGAPVVDTLAEAVAVAEDMLA; encoded by the coding sequence ATGGGGAAGCACCGCACGCATCTGGTCTGGGACTGGAACGGAACGCTGCTCGACGACATCGGCGCCGTCATCGAGGCGACGAACGCCGCCTTCGAGGAGATAGGCCTGCCGCCGATCACGCTCGAGCGGTACCGGGAGCTGTACTGCGTGCCGGTCCCCCTGTTCTACGAGCGGCTGCTCGGCCGGCTCCCCAGCGAGGACGAGTGGGCCGTCATGGACGGCGCGTTCCACCGGCACTACTGGGCGCGCGCCGACGCCTGCGGGCTCACCGCCGGGGCCGCCGAGCTGCTGGCGGCGGCGAGCGAGCTCGGCCGGACGCAGTCGCTGCTGTCGCTGGCGCCGCACGAGCGCCTCGTGCCGCTGGTGCGGCGGTACGGCATCGAGGAGTGGTTCGTCCGCGTCGACGGGCGCACGGGCCACTCCGCGTCCGGCAAGGCCGAGCACATGGTGCGCCACCTGGAGGCCCTGGACGGCGTGGCGCCGGAGCGGATCGTCGTCATCGGGGACGCCGCCGACGACGCGGTCGCCGCCGCCCATGTCGGCGCGCGCGCCGTGCTGTACACGGGCGGCTCCCACAGCCGCGCCAGCCTGCGGGCCGCCGGCGCCCCGGTGGTCGACACACTGGCGGAGGCCGTCGCCGTGGCGGAGGACATGCTGGCCTGA